DNA from Ignavibacteriales bacterium:
TAGTCATTTCGTAAGCATCAAAATACCCAAGCTCACCTGATTTCTTAAAATCCTCACAGGCATTATCAAATTCTTCAAGTTTGATGTTAGTTTCACCTCGTAAGTATAAGGCTTTTGCTGAAGAAGTATCAATTTTCAATATTTTATTATAATTAATAAGAGCCCCTGCAATATCGTTAACTTTTATTTTTGCATCAGCTAAATCAAAATGGGTATTTATGTTTAACGAATCAATCAGTAAAGAATTTTCATAATCCTCAATTGCACCGATAAAATTACCAAGCAGCATTTTTCGTTAGCACGATTGTAGTATGCAATTCCATCGGTTGTATCTAATACTAAAGCCTTAGAGTAATTATCAACAGCTAACTTACTATTGCCCATCATAGCGTAAAGGTTGCCAATGTTTACGTAAGTTTTAGAATTTCTTGAATCATACTTTGCAGCCTTTAAATAGTACTCTAATGCAAGTTGATTTTCACCATTAATAAATTCCAGGTAACCTAAATTAAAAAGCAAATCTGCAGATTCAGAATTTATGTCATAAGCTTCACGAAAATCCTGTTTTGCTTTTTCAAGTTCATCAAATTCTAAAAATATTTTCCCTCTTAAATAGTGGGCATTAAAATTATTTTCAAGTTCTAAAGATTTAGTAAGATCATTCATTGCTAAATTTTTGTTATCAATTTTGTAATTGGCTTTAGCGCGCAAAATATAAAAATCGGGTTCATTATTTTTTATTTCTAATGCACGATTAATAAAAGTAATAGCAGTTTGATATTTACCTTCGCTATAAGCCTTTAGTGCAGAATCATATTCCTGTAATTGGATTGTGCTTGCACATCCAATTAAAATAAATCCGATAATAGGGTAAATAAATTTTCTTTGTAGCATCATTTTATTAAGAATTAGTTTTTTGATTAATAATTTTAATTTACAAATTAACCTAAATACAATAAATTCTTTTATCAATTATTATTAATTTCGGACAACACAAAAAGAGAGTTTTATGGATTTATCACTACTAATTTCCGGCTTCTTACAATTATTTCTTTCACTATTTATCGGTATAATTTTTATTTATGCCGGATTTAAATTCTTTCATAAACGAATTAAGCCTATAAACATAATTGGAGAACTAAAGAAAAATAATATAGCTGTTGCAATACTAAATGCTTCAATAATTTTAGCTTTAGTAATTATGGTTAAAAACGCTATTGAGCCAGCGATCACTGTGTTTAGTATGGCACTCAGAAATCCGAATGCAACTTTTGGTTCCTTCATTCAAATGGCTGGAATAATGTTAGTACAAATAATACTTGCTGGATTTATCGCATACATTTCGATTTATCTTGCAATAAATTTATACACTCATTTAACTAAGGACTTAGATGAACTTGGGGAAATAAAAAACAACAATATAGCTGTGAGTATTGTTCTTGGAATTGTTATTATTTCAGTTTCGTTGCTTATGCAACAAGGGATTAAATCCATTCTTGATGCGCTTATTCCATTTCCTTCTATTTCCTTAAAAGATATTGGGTTATAAATCCTAATGAAAAAAGGGTGTGCTGCAAGTTTTGGATGTTCTGGGATAATTGTAATACTACTATTTGCAATTCTTATTATAAATTTTATTTCAAATCTTAATTTTAATTTTGATGAATTTGAGGAAACAAACAGTGACTACACTTTTAAAATAGATACACTGGGCAATCAACATATCATTACTTCTGATTTTAATTGGAAGTTTACTTCATCATCACTCGGAAGAAAGAACTATAAAATATCTTTCCAACTTTTAGCTATAGAGGTCCAGAAAGCTTTGGCATATTTGGATGAAGTTGCAAAACTAAGTGCACACGATTTAAATATTGATCCTAGTTTTAGAACCGATCAAGTATATTATGCAAAACTTGTTTGGCATGAAATCTACAAACGAATTTACTGGCAATCTTTTGATAAGATTGATAACATTCTAAACGGCTTTGATGAAATCTTTATTAAAGAAAATTTGAGTGATCTTGATAAAATTTATTTTATCATCTCATTTGTGCAAAATATAAAATATAAAAGGCCCGGTGGTCAACTTGATTTGCTTCCGCCTCTTGGAACACTGGCAACTAAATATGGTGATTGTGATACTAAAGCACTTTTGCTTTATGTTTTATTAGAAAAAACTGGTGTAGATTGTGTGATGTTCTGGAGTTTTCATTATAAGCATGCGATGCTTGGGGTTGCAATAAATGCTCGTGGCAACCATAAAACTAACAACGGAAAGAATTATTATTTTGTTGAAACAACTTATCCCGGATGGATGATCGGCGATATCGATCCAAACATGGATAATTTAAGCTTATGGTATGTAGATGATATTGATTCTGATAAGTTGAAGGTAAATTACAAATACGACAAGGAAATCGATGAAAAGAAAAGTAGATTTAAAGATAAAAGAAGTGTTCAAACTGAGGATAATGATTCCGGAAAAAGGAATAAGGCATCTCCATCAAAGAACTAAAAACTATTTGAGATTAACTGAATTGAGAAAATATTCTATTATTGTCTCTCCATCTATTAAAGGATCCTCAGTAACCCCTGTTTCAAAATTACCATCAACTTTTTTTGTTAATCTTTCAGCAGCATCACGAATTTCTTTGGGTATTGTATGATCTTCCTGAAGTTTGGTTAGCATTGTTATCGCAGATGCACCATAGTTCCTGTTTGGATGAAATTCTAACCAATGTTCGATAGCCATTCCACAAGCTCTTCTAGCACAAACACGTGCTTGTCCGATGTTACCAATTTCTTTTGCGTGCTCACCTTGATTAAGTTCAGCTTTAGCAACATTGTAAACTAAATCTCTTACTCCACTCATAATTCAATCAAAATAAGTTTTTCTTTCAGGATTTTCTAGATGAAGTTTAATCTCATTTATATGTTTTTCATTTGTACGATTTAAAGATAATGATGGAAGTTTATAGAAGTCAAAGAATTTTACATCCAATGTTTCTTCACTTGGTGTAGCTTTGCCACCTAATAGTTCACATAAAAATATAATTTTGAATGCATTAAAAATTCCAATCTACCACCAACTCTGTTTGCATCATAAACGCCAATTACTTTTATTGGTTTTACATCAAATCCACTTTCTTCTTTGCACTCTCTGCTTGCAACTTCAGAAGGAACATCGCCAACATCAGCCCAGCCACCGGGCATTGCCCAGCAATTATCTGTGGATTCCTGTACTAGTAATATCTTTCCATCTTTAACTACAGCTGCTCGAACATCAATCTTTGGTGTTGCATAACCCGGCTGCTCCATTAAAATTTTTACTAATGATTCTTTTTCAAGAATTGT
Protein-coding regions in this window:
- a CDS encoding tetratricopeptide repeat protein, which codes for MLQRKFIYPIIGFILIGCASTIQLQEYDSALKAYSEGKYQTAITFINRALEIKNNEPDFYILRAKANYKIDNKNLAMNDLTKSLELENNFNAHYLRGKIFLEFDELEKAKQDFREAYDINSESADLLFNLGYLEFINGENQLALEYYLKAAKYDSRNSKTYVNIGNLYAMMGNSKLAVDNYSKALVLDTTDGIAYYNRANEKCCLVILSVQLRIMKILY
- a CDS encoding DUF350 domain-containing protein, with protein sequence MDLSLLISGFLQLFLSLFIGIIFIYAGFKFFHKRIKPINIIGELKKNNIAVAILNASIILALVIMVKNAIEPAITVFSMALRNPNATFGSFIQMAGIMLVQIILAGFIAYISIYLAINLYTHLTKDLDELGEIKNNNIAVSIVLGIVIISVSLLMQQGIKSILDALIPFPSISLKDIGL
- a CDS encoding transglutaminase domain-containing protein translates to MKKGCAASFGCSGIIVILLFAILIINFISNLNFNFDEFEETNSDYTFKIDTLGNQHIITSDFNWKFTSSSLGRKNYKISFQLLAIEVQKALAYLDEVAKLSAHDLNIDPSFRTDQVYYAKLVWHEIYKRIYWQSFDKIDNILNGFDEIFIKENLSDLDKIYFIISFVQNIKYKRPGGQLDLLPPLGTLATKYGDCDTKALLLYVLLEKTGVDCVMFWSFHYKHAMLGVAINARGNHKTNNGKNYYFVETTYPGWMIGDIDPNMDNLSLWYVDDIDSDKLKVNYKYDKEIDEKKSRFKDKRSVQTEDNDSGKRNKASPSKN